From the Perca flavescens isolate YP-PL-M2 chromosome 21, PFLA_1.0, whole genome shotgun sequence genome, one window contains:
- the acadsb gene encoding short/branched chain specific acyl-CoA dehydrogenase, mitochondrial, whose amino-acid sequence MAAPLVRIFSKSCRQISRPWAVCQAGWRSRSTTPAPDMASDHPAGLVFPPLQTYSEEESMMREAVKKYAQERIAPVVSKMDENSAMDEEVLKSLFEQGLMGIEIDPEYNGTGSTFFSSILVIEELAKVDPSVAVLCDIQNTLINTLFVKLGTEAQKEQYLSRLSTDMIGSFCLSEAESGSDAFSLKTRAEKHKDYYIINGSKMWISNAEHAGVFLVMANVDPSAGYRGITCFIVDRDTEGLEICKKENKLGLRASSTCPLNFDNVKVPEKNILGQVGQGYKYAIGMLNEGRIGIAAQMLGLAQGCFDHTIPYTRQRVQFGKRIFDFQGMQHQIAHVATQIEAGRLLTYNAARLKEAGRPFIKEACMAKYFTAEVATLTTSKCIEWMGGVGFTKDYPIEKYYRDCKIGTIYEGTTNVQLSTIAKFIDKEYDR is encoded by the exons ATGGCTGCACCGTTGGTTAGGATTTTCTCAAAG TCATGCAGACAGATATCTCGACCATGGGCTGTATGCCAGGCTGGATGGAGGAGCAGGTCCACCACTCCTGCCCCAGATATGGCCTCAGACCACCCAGCTGGGCTGGTCTTTCCTCCCCTTCAAACGTATTCAGAGGAGGAGAGCATGATGAGGGAAGCAG TTAAAAAATATGCACAAGAGCGCATTGCTCCGGTTGTGTCAAAGATGGATGAAAATTCTGCCATGGACGAGGAAGTGCTTAAATCTCTCTTTGAACAGGGT cTCATGGGCATTGAGATTGATCCAGAGTACAACGGCACTGGCTCCACATTCTTCTCCTCAATTCTGGTCATTGAGGAGCTGGCGAAGGTGGACCCCTCTGTGGCTGTGCTCTGTGACATCCAGAACACACTGATCAACACACTGTTTGTCAAACTGGGTACAGAAGCTCAGAAAGAGCAGTACCTGAGCCGACTGTCAACTGACATG ATTGGAAGCTTCTGCCTCTCTGAAGCAGAGTCGGGGAGTGATGCCTTCTCTCTGAAGACGCGTGCTGAAAAACACAAGGACTATTACATCATCAATGGATCCAAGATGTGGATCAGCAATGCAGAGCATGCAGGTGTTTTCCTGGTGATGGCCAATGTAGACCCCTCTGCT GGATACAGAGGCATCACATGCTTCATCGTGGACCGGGACACAGAGGGACTTGAGATTTGCAAGAAGGAGAACAAGCTCGGCCTGCGTGCGTCCTCCACCTGCCCTCTTAACTTTGACAATGTCAAG GTACCGGAGAAGAACATTTTGGGACAGGTCGGTCAGGGGTACAAGTATGCTATCGGAATGTTGAATGAGGGCAGGATTGGAATTGCCGCTCAG atgcTTGGGCTGGCACAGGGTTGCTTCGACCACACTATTCCTTACACCAGACAGAGAGTGCAGTTTGGAAAACGCATCTTTGACTTCCAG GGCATGCAGCACCAAATAGCCCACGTAGCAACACAGATTGAAGCCGGCCGGCTGCTGACATACAACGCTGCTCGTCTGAAGGAAGCTGGGAGGCCTTTCATTAAGGAGGCCTGCATGGCAAAATACTTCACTGCAGAG gttgcaacCCTAACAACATCGAAATGCATCGAATGGATGGGAGGGGTAGGCTTCACCAAAGACTACCCCATAGAGAAATACTACAGAGACTGTAAAATTG GTACCATTTATGAGGGCACAACAAATGTCCAGCTATCCACTATCGCCAAGTTCATTGATAAGGAGTATGATCGCTGA
- the LOC114548100 gene encoding zinc finger protein Pegasus isoform X1: MIQVQYRRRTMEEIKTEPVDFVKEFQEYLTQQTQHVNMISGSVCGEKEPGEPFQAVAPRSEQNGLVPPSVEVSLPMEDGSDVQMDGLERTCDGKYKCSYCSYANKGMARLIEHIRIHTGEKPHRCQLCPFASAYERHLEAHMRSHTGEKPYKCDLCAFRCSDRSNLSHHRRRRHKLLPTRVARSPFSNKRMLSSLQKRTGSLGFGRRLLINFNPPSTVMPKSDYLNDLSHKIHHHLNSSEYKNHPKVDDNNINNRGANGWTFNNPLDQLSTLAGQLADLHPESQTRASPDRESLKDEKPIVIQQVSGEDVAMCSNEAQTLPPKNESPTSGRGSCSPVPGLGFESTLTASRSNSQPSTPTPVLNTPDQQLLQKCQHCDIHFLDNILYTIHMGCHGYEHPFQCNICGHMCIDKYDFSCHFARGQHKK, from the exons ATGATACAG GTTCAATACAGAAGAAGGACAATGGAAGAGATAAAGACCGAGCCTGTGGATTTTGTGAAGGAATTCCAAGAATACCTGACACAGCAAACCCAGCACGTCAACATGATCTCAGGCTCTGTTTGCGGAGAAAAAGAGCCAGGGGAGCCGTTTCAAGCCG TTGCGCCCAGGAGTGAGCAGAATGGTCTGGTTCCTCCGTCTGTGGAGGTGAGCCTGCCAATGGAGGATGGGTCAGATGTACAAATGGATGGCCTGGAGAGGACCTGTGATGGAAAGTACAAATGCAGCTACTGCAGCTATGCCAACAAGGGCATGGCTCGTTTAATAGAGCATATCCGCATCCACACAG GAGAAAAGCCACATCGCTGCCAGCTGTGCCCATTTGCTTCAGCGTACGAGCGCCACTTGGAAGCCCACATGCGCTcgcacacaggagagaaaccgtACAAATGTGACCTCTGCGCCTTCCGCTGTAGCGACCGCAGCAACCTGTCGCACCACCGTCGCCGCCGCCACAAGCTCCTGCCCACCAGGGTTGCCCGGTCTCCTTTCTCCAACAAGAGAATGTTGAGCTCCCTGCAGAAGAGAACAGGCTCACTGGGCTTTGGTAGGCGACTACTCATCAACTTCAACCCTCCCTCCACGGTGATGCCAAAGTCAGATTATCTGAATGACTTGTCTCACAAGATCCACCACCATTTGAATAGCAGTGAGTATAAGAACCATCCCAAGGTAGATGACAACAACATTAACAACAGAGGTGCTAATGGTTGGACTTTTAATAACCCACTGGACCAGCTGTCTACACTTGCTGGCCAGTTAGCCGACCTTCATCCTGAGTCCCAGACTCGGGCATCCCCAGACAGGGAGTCCTTAAAAGACGAGAAGCCCATCGTCATACAACAGGTCTCTGGTGAAGACGTTGCCATGTGTTCAAATGAAGCGCAGACTTTACCACCTAAAAATGAATCTCCCACCTCAGGCCGTGGGAGTTGCAGTCCTGTTCCCGGCCTCGGTTTTGAGAGCACTCTTACTGCGAGTCGTAGCAACAGCCAGCCGAGCACACCCACCCCTGTCCTGAACACACCAGACCAACAGCTGTTACAGAAATGCCAGCACTGTGATATTCACTTTCTGGATAATATCCTCTACACCATTCACATGGGCTGTCATGGCTACGAACATCCATTCCAGTGCAATATCTGTGGTCACATGTGCATAGACAAATACGACTTTTCGTGCCATTTTGCCCGTGGACAACATAAAAAGTGA
- the LOC114548100 gene encoding zinc finger protein Pegasus isoform X2, whose protein sequence is MEEIKTEPVDFVKEFQEYLTQQTQHVNMISGSVCGEKEPGEPFQAVAPRSEQNGLVPPSVEVSLPMEDGSDVQMDGLERTCDGKYKCSYCSYANKGMARLIEHIRIHTGEKPHRCQLCPFASAYERHLEAHMRSHTGEKPYKCDLCAFRCSDRSNLSHHRRRRHKLLPTRVARSPFSNKRMLSSLQKRTGSLGFGRRLLINFNPPSTVMPKSDYLNDLSHKIHHHLNSSEYKNHPKVDDNNINNRGANGWTFNNPLDQLSTLAGQLADLHPESQTRASPDRESLKDEKPIVIQQVSGEDVAMCSNEAQTLPPKNESPTSGRGSCSPVPGLGFESTLTASRSNSQPSTPTPVLNTPDQQLLQKCQHCDIHFLDNILYTIHMGCHGYEHPFQCNICGHMCIDKYDFSCHFARGQHKK, encoded by the exons ATGGAAGAGATAAAGACCGAGCCTGTGGATTTTGTGAAGGAATTCCAAGAATACCTGACACAGCAAACCCAGCACGTCAACATGATCTCAGGCTCTGTTTGCGGAGAAAAAGAGCCAGGGGAGCCGTTTCAAGCCG TTGCGCCCAGGAGTGAGCAGAATGGTCTGGTTCCTCCGTCTGTGGAGGTGAGCCTGCCAATGGAGGATGGGTCAGATGTACAAATGGATGGCCTGGAGAGGACCTGTGATGGAAAGTACAAATGCAGCTACTGCAGCTATGCCAACAAGGGCATGGCTCGTTTAATAGAGCATATCCGCATCCACACAG GAGAAAAGCCACATCGCTGCCAGCTGTGCCCATTTGCTTCAGCGTACGAGCGCCACTTGGAAGCCCACATGCGCTcgcacacaggagagaaaccgtACAAATGTGACCTCTGCGCCTTCCGCTGTAGCGACCGCAGCAACCTGTCGCACCACCGTCGCCGCCGCCACAAGCTCCTGCCCACCAGGGTTGCCCGGTCTCCTTTCTCCAACAAGAGAATGTTGAGCTCCCTGCAGAAGAGAACAGGCTCACTGGGCTTTGGTAGGCGACTACTCATCAACTTCAACCCTCCCTCCACGGTGATGCCAAAGTCAGATTATCTGAATGACTTGTCTCACAAGATCCACCACCATTTGAATAGCAGTGAGTATAAGAACCATCCCAAGGTAGATGACAACAACATTAACAACAGAGGTGCTAATGGTTGGACTTTTAATAACCCACTGGACCAGCTGTCTACACTTGCTGGCCAGTTAGCCGACCTTCATCCTGAGTCCCAGACTCGGGCATCCCCAGACAGGGAGTCCTTAAAAGACGAGAAGCCCATCGTCATACAACAGGTCTCTGGTGAAGACGTTGCCATGTGTTCAAATGAAGCGCAGACTTTACCACCTAAAAATGAATCTCCCACCTCAGGCCGTGGGAGTTGCAGTCCTGTTCCCGGCCTCGGTTTTGAGAGCACTCTTACTGCGAGTCGTAGCAACAGCCAGCCGAGCACACCCACCCCTGTCCTGAACACACCAGACCAACAGCTGTTACAGAAATGCCAGCACTGTGATATTCACTTTCTGGATAATATCCTCTACACCATTCACATGGGCTGTCATGGCTACGAACATCCATTCCAGTGCAATATCTGTGGTCACATGTGCATAGACAAATACGACTTTTCGTGCCATTTTGCCCGTGGACAACATAAAAAGTGA
- the pstk gene encoding L-seryl-tRNA(Sec) kinase isoform X1, whose amino-acid sequence MAAEEAGGVGRSPACLCVLCGLPAAGKSTLARKVLRSAALHGWRATVVPYDDLIPEHAFQTRAEEDGGVLQEIVNTHTEWKSHRQAVLQCIEQFLEKPQLLAELPVSCQIDSAAWQQCIRALMQPEALDHSQAERAPLLFLLDDNFYYPSMRYEMYQLARKYSLGFCQVYLQCDLESCISRNQSRPEPIPTEVILEMVKRLESPNPQKNSWETNSISLNTTDDLSKCDIQRVMELISSALSNPLSPAEDNTKQKEADRLKCATNVVHQTDQACRRHISEAMKTARENQVAPKHMKSLAAQLNESKATFLHNLRRQLLQEASFTQEEDIDVERVVKRAVDVFDHEKKEILLRIMNENN is encoded by the exons ATGGCAGCAGAAGAAGCCGGAGGTGTCGGCCGGTCTCcggcctgtctgtgtgtcctctGCGGGCTACCTGCTGCTGGGAAGTCCACGCTGGCCCGCAAAGTGCTCCGCTCCGCTGCACTACACGGATGGAGAGCCACTGTTGTGCCGTATGATGACCTGATCCCCGAACATGCTTTTCAGACCAGAGCGGAGGAGGACGGTGGCGTACTGCAAGAAATAGTAAACACA cACACTGAATGGAAATCACACAGACAAGCAGTTTTGCAGTGCATTGAGCAGTTCTTGGAGAAACCTCAGCTTTTGGCAGAGCTGCCGGTCAGCTGTCAGATCGACAGTGCTGCATGGCAACAATGCATTCGAGCTCTAATGCAGCCTGAAGCTTTGGACCACTCACAGGCTGAACGGGCACCACTTCTCTTTTTACTGGATGACAATTTCTACTATCCAAGCATGAGATATGAAATGTACCAACTTGCAAGAAAGT ATTCCCTGGGTTTCTGCCAGGTGTACCTGCAGTGTGATTTGGAGTCCTGCATCAGCAGAAACCAGAGCAGGCCTGAACCTATACCCACTGAGGTAATATTGGAGATGGTGAAGCGTTTGGAGTCTCCAAATCCACAGAAGAACTCATGGGAGACAAACAGCATTTCACTCAACACCACAGATGATTTGTCCAAATGTGACAT CCAGAGGGTGATGGAGTTGATCTCCTCTGCACTGAGCAACCCGCTGAGCCCAGCTGAGGACAACACTAAACAAAAA GAAGCGGACCGCCTGAAATGCGCCACTAATGTGGTTCACCAGACTGACCAGGCCTGTCGACGCCATATATCTGAAGCCATGAAGACTGCCAGAG AGAATCAAGTAGCCCCTAAGCACATGAAGTCTTTGGCCGCTCAGCTGAATGAATCCAAAGCAACATTTCTTCACAACCTGCGGAGACAGTTGCTCCAGGAAGCGTCTTTCACTCAAGAAGAGGACATTGATGTGGAACGTGTGGTGAAAAGAGCAGTGGACGTTTTTGATCACGAGAAAAAGGAAATTCTGTTGAGAATCATGAATGAAAATAACTGA
- the pstk gene encoding L-seryl-tRNA(Sec) kinase isoform X2 has protein sequence MAAEEAGGVGRSPACLCVLCGLPAAGKSTLARKVLRSAALHGWRATVVPYDDLIPEHAFQTRAEEDGGVLQEIHTEWKSHRQAVLQCIEQFLEKPQLLAELPVSCQIDSAAWQQCIRALMQPEALDHSQAERAPLLFLLDDNFYYPSMRYEMYQLARKYSLGFCQVYLQCDLESCISRNQSRPEPIPTEVILEMVKRLESPNPQKNSWETNSISLNTTDDLSKCDIQRVMELISSALSNPLSPAEDNTKQKEADRLKCATNVVHQTDQACRRHISEAMKTARENQVAPKHMKSLAAQLNESKATFLHNLRRQLLQEASFTQEEDIDVERVVKRAVDVFDHEKKEILLRIMNENN, from the exons ATGGCAGCAGAAGAAGCCGGAGGTGTCGGCCGGTCTCcggcctgtctgtgtgtcctctGCGGGCTACCTGCTGCTGGGAAGTCCACGCTGGCCCGCAAAGTGCTCCGCTCCGCTGCACTACACGGATGGAGAGCCACTGTTGTGCCGTATGATGACCTGATCCCCGAACATGCTTTTCAGACCAGAGCGGAGGAGGACGGTGGCGTACTGCAAGAAATA cACACTGAATGGAAATCACACAGACAAGCAGTTTTGCAGTGCATTGAGCAGTTCTTGGAGAAACCTCAGCTTTTGGCAGAGCTGCCGGTCAGCTGTCAGATCGACAGTGCTGCATGGCAACAATGCATTCGAGCTCTAATGCAGCCTGAAGCTTTGGACCACTCACAGGCTGAACGGGCACCACTTCTCTTTTTACTGGATGACAATTTCTACTATCCAAGCATGAGATATGAAATGTACCAACTTGCAAGAAAGT ATTCCCTGGGTTTCTGCCAGGTGTACCTGCAGTGTGATTTGGAGTCCTGCATCAGCAGAAACCAGAGCAGGCCTGAACCTATACCCACTGAGGTAATATTGGAGATGGTGAAGCGTTTGGAGTCTCCAAATCCACAGAAGAACTCATGGGAGACAAACAGCATTTCACTCAACACCACAGATGATTTGTCCAAATGTGACAT CCAGAGGGTGATGGAGTTGATCTCCTCTGCACTGAGCAACCCGCTGAGCCCAGCTGAGGACAACACTAAACAAAAA GAAGCGGACCGCCTGAAATGCGCCACTAATGTGGTTCACCAGACTGACCAGGCCTGTCGACGCCATATATCTGAAGCCATGAAGACTGCCAGAG AGAATCAAGTAGCCCCTAAGCACATGAAGTCTTTGGCCGCTCAGCTGAATGAATCCAAAGCAACATTTCTTCACAACCTGCGGAGACAGTTGCTCCAGGAAGCGTCTTTCACTCAAGAAGAGGACATTGATGTGGAACGTGTGGTGAAAAGAGCAGTGGACGTTTTTGATCACGAGAAAAAGGAAATTCTGTTGAGAATCATGAATGAAAATAACTGA
- the adam9b gene encoding disintegrin and metalloproteinase domain-containing protein 9, protein MIRKYIVLGVILLCYVSGTDNIDIFNGLPLQLSKYSIVNPQVIHRYTRSINRSSQSQEKYGEETISYEVNINNRKHFLHLKKNRDFLHPNFVQYSLDAAGNHKPSYPKQHVHCYYHGEVEGYEDSVVALSTCSGLRGVILLGNETYGLEPVPQSATNEHLLYLLKDIQSEPVTCGVVSEAASTQSHEPFEPGKSLTSLLRRKRSSNLPQTSYVELVLVVDNLRYIIKNRNEIAVQAEMVQMANLLDAYYKQLNIRVVLVGLVIFKEANPFNVEATAGDVLGMFVKWRKDVLLPMIRHDIGQLIVGLSEPYSGSILGMAFVGTVCSASTSGGINVFNDDRVNFASTVVAHEMGHNLGMNHDTGICCSVQSCIMAAGASGSTTFSNCSRDDFEMLILRGGGLCLKNPPAPSDVVNIAVCGNGRLDNGEQCDCGKPEECNNKCCDAATCTFTRGSACAQGGCCDDNCQIRVSGTLCRESVNTCDLPEYCNGTTAYCPRNFYIMDGLPCEDHQTAAYCYEGQCQTYNFQCNRLFAPDPATKAADICFTTANTRGNEFGNCGINGNKLIPCSVANSMCGKLQCVNVDPNNPPPLAQVSVEIVQGSKCINANFNLGTDVLDPGYVKRGSPCDEGKTCIDFQCVNASNLLPNLTCGAQTTCNSRGVCNDKGHCHCENGWAPPNCDKSGRGGSIDSGPAQIDYSLRNGLLIFFLLVVPVLVLLILVLLYVFRRDTLDPCLKGSLASCLKSRNARNGNTNGQSNSNVQKSTTTQPPLKAPSNVPEYPPATSVPISGFRYGELDYWNAETSTAPARPPAPKQGPGVPKPIPPRQLPC, encoded by the exons ATGATCCGAAAATACATCGTACTCGGTGTTATTTTGCTGTGTTATGTTTCTGGGACTGACAACATAG ACATTTTCAATGGGCTTCCATTACAACTCTCCAAGTACTCCATTGTAAATCCTCAGGTGATTCACAGATATACAAGGAGCATCAATAGATCATCACAGTCACAGGAG AAATATGGAGAGGAGACAATATCATATGAAGTCAACATAAACAACAGAAAGCACTTCCTTCATCTAAAAAAGAACAG AGACTTTTTACACCCAAACTTTGTTCAGTATTCACTTGACGCCGCTGGTAACCACAAGCCATCATATCCAAAACAGCAT gtGCATTGCTATTACCATGGAGAAGTGGAGGGATATGAGGATTCAGTGGTCGCGCTCAGCACATGCTCGGGCCTCAG AGGTGTAATCCTCCTTGGAAATGAGACCTATGGACTTGAGCCTGTGCCACAGTCTGCTACCAACGAGCACCTTCTGTACCTGCTGAAGGACATTCAGTCTGAGCCCGTCACTTGTGGGGTCGTCAGTGAGGCTGCATCAACTCAAAGCCATGAACCCTTTGAGCCTGGAAAATCGCTGACTTCACTGCTGCGG AGGAAGCGCAGTAGCAATTTACCTCAAACCAGTTATGTGGAGTTGGTGCTGGTTGTTGATAATCTCAGG tacattattAAGAATCGAAATGAGATCGCGGTACAAGCCGAAATGGTGCAAATGGCTAATCTACTCGATGCG TATTACAAGCAGCTGAATATCCGTGTGGTGCTGGTGGGCCTGGTGATTTTTAAGGAGGCTAATCCCTTTAATGTGGAGGCCACTGCAGGAGATGTGTTGGGGATGTTTGTCAAGTGGAGGAAGGATGTACTGTTACCGATGATCAGGCATGACATTGGTCAGCTCATTGT TGGTCTGTCTGAGCCATACAGTGGAAGTATATTGGGTATGGCCTTTGTGGGCACGGTCTGCTCCGCTTCGACTTCTGGAGGAATCAACGTG TTCAACGACGACCGAGTCAATTTTGCATCCACTGTGGTGGCCCATGAGATGGGCCATAACCTGGGCATGAATCACGATACTGGGATCTGCTGCAGTGTACAAAGCTGCATCATGGCAGCTGGTGCTAG TGGTTCGACGACTTTCAGCAACTGTAGTCGAGATGACTTTGAGATGCTGATCCTTCGTGGAGGAGGCTTGTGTCTGAAAAACCCACCAGCACCATCAGATGTGGTTAATATTGCTGTATGTGGCAATGGCCGGCTGGACAATGGAGAGCAGTGTGACTGTGGCAAACCTGAG GAATGCAACAataaatgctgtgatgctgCCACCTGCACATTTACACGTGGGTCTGCCTGTGCTCAGGGCGGCTGCTGCGACGACAACTGTCAG aTCAGAGTATCTGGAACTCTATGCAGAGAGTCCGTCAACACCTGCGATCTACCTGAATACTGTAACGGGACGACTGCATACTGTCCCAGAAACTTCTATATCATGGACGGCCTGCCCTGTGAAGACCATCAGACTGCTGCGTACTGCTATGAGGGCCAATGCCAGACGTACAATTTCCAGTGCAATCGTCTCTTTGCACCAG ATCCAGCAACAAAGGCAGCAGATATTTGTTTTACGACTGCAAATACGCGGGGAAACGAATTTGGAAACTGTGGAATCAATGGCAACAAACTTATACCATGTAGTGTAGC AAACTCCATGTGTGGAAAGTTGCAGTGTGTAAACGTGGACCCCAACAATCCCCCTCCTCTTGCCCAAGTCAGTGTTGAAATAGTCCAAGGGTCAAAGTGTATTAATGCAAACTTCAACCTTGGCACAGATGTGCTAGATCCTGGCTATGTTAAGCGTGGCAGCCCTTGTGATGAAGGAAAG ACCTGCATAGACTTTCAGTGTGTGAATGCTTCTAATCTGCTGCCCAACTTGACCTGTGGTGCCCAGACCACCTGCAACAGCCGAGGG GTATGTAATGACAAAGGGCACTGCCACTGTGAAAACGGGTGGGCCCCACCTAACTGTGACAAGTCAGGGCGAGGTGGCAGCATAGACAGTGGTCCTGCTCAGATAG ACTACTCCCTCAGGAACGGTCTGTTGATCTTCTTCCTGTTGGTGGTTCCTGTGCTGGTCCTTCTCATTCTGGTGCTGCTCTACGTTTTCAGGAGAGACACCCTGGACCCGTGTCTAAAAGGAAGCCTGGCCAGCTGCCTCAA GTCACGTAATGCTAGAAATGGAAATACAAATGGGCAATCAAACAGCAATGTTCAGAAAAGTACCACAACCCAGCCTCCATTAAAGGCTCCTTCTAATGTG CCTGAATATCCACCAGCTACTTCAGTTCCAATTTCTGG TTTCAGGTATGGAGAACTGGATTATTGGAATGCAGAAACAAGCACTGCCCCTGCACGACCACCAGCTCCTAAGCAGGGCCCCGGAGTACCGAAACCAATCCCACCCAGGCAGCTAccatgttga